From a region of the Lactuca sativa cultivar Salinas chromosome 4, Lsat_Salinas_v11, whole genome shotgun sequence genome:
- the LOC128133874 gene encoding uncharacterized protein LOC128133874: MDYYVTNHDMNLIELTYLLVAAESSIIWITGKTNLIGRYTSQTSMDIDNGKIVSPEKISLPNGKGSTIVNPVDQMVKRKAKFMIVSRANAKEAICFYCHLKGHWKRNCPDYLKDLKEGRINKFDSTLGSCKRKEA, encoded by the exons atgGACTATTATGTGACAAACCACGACATGAACCTTATTGaacttacctatttgcttgttgctgctgaatcatcaATTATTTGGATCACTGGAAAAACAAATTTAATTGGAAGATatacttctcaaacttccatggacattgacaatggtaaaattgtaagtccagaaaagatttctcttcccaatggaaagggatcgaccatagtcaacccggttgaccaaatggtaaagagaaaggctaagtttatGATTGTCTCACGTGCCAATGCAAAAGAAgccatttgtttctactgccatttgaagggacattggaagcgaaactgccctgactacctgaaagatttgAAAGAAGGTAgaatcaataagtttgactctactttag gatcatgcaaaaggaaggaagcttaa